AACATCGTAGTTTCCAGGGATTTAATATCATGCCGAAGAAGGATTTCCTGCAGAGCAGGAAACCTGTATTGGTGAATAGTGATCTGCATATTGTACTGGCAGCTCCGCAGGAGAGCATGACAGCGTATTTTTATAAGAATGCAGATGCGGATGAGATGATCTTTGTACATGAAGGGAGTGGTACGCTGCATACCCAGTATGGACAGTTGAAGTTTGGGTATGGTGATTATTTAGTGATACCCCGTGGTACAATCTACCAGATCCTGTTTGATACGGCGGACAATAGGTTGTTTATTGTAGAATCATTTAGCCCTATCCGTTATCCGCAGCGTTATCTGAGTAAATATGGGCAGTTATTAGAGCATGCGCCGTATTGCGAGCGGGATATACGGCAACCGGAAAACCTGGAAACGATAGACAGGGCAGGTGATTACTTAATTAAAATTAAGAAGAAGGGAATGATGTATCCGATACACTATGCACATCATCCGTTTGATGTGATAGGCTGGGATGGATGCGAGTATCCATTTGCTTTTTCTATTCACGATTTTGAGCCGATAACGGGAAGAGTGCATCAGCCACCGCCGGTGCATCAGACATTTGAAGGGCATAATTTTGTAGTGTGTTCATTTGTGCCAAGGCTTTATGATTATCACCCGGAGTCGATTCCTGCGCCATATAATCATAGTAATATTGATAGTGATGAGGTCTTATATTATGTAGATGGGGATTTTATGAGTCGGAAGCATGTGACGCGAGGAATGATCACTTTGCATCCTGGAGGGATCCCGCATGGGCCGCATCCGGGAGCGGTAGAGAAAAGTATTGGGAAGATGGAGACGAAGGAACTGGCAGTGATGGTGGATACGTTTCATCCGTTGCAGATCACGGAGGAGGCTTTGGGGATAGAGGATGATAGTTATACGATGAGTTGGATATAATTTTGAAGGGGCTGTCTCAAAGCTTCGAGACAGCCCCTTTTTATTCTGGTTCCTGATGGAGAGAATTTTTTTAAGCAATTCCCAGTGGCTTCATTTTACTTGCGATACATCCCCATTTTTTTATAATGTAGGCGTGTATTTAAAGAACGCCACAAAGCCACCATTGTTCCATACCTGTAAAACGGAATTATTCTGCCCGGCGCGTTTCACAGAAAGCCAGGCCACATTGCCAGCTCCCTGGTTAGTCGTAAAGTACTGGGGAAGGCTATAATCAAGACCTACACCTGTATTTGGACTCCAAACAATTGTATACAGAAAAAAGCTTGTTCTGCCATTCTCATTCCATGCCTGTACCATGGCCGGTGCAGAAGTGCCGGCAAAGTCGATTGGAATTAAGCCTGTATTACCTGCTCCCTGTGTGGTATTACCAGTAAAATACTGTGTATAGTGACCATTTACAACGTGGTAAACAATATAACTGAGATTACCACCATTGTTCCAGCCCTGTACAATTTCTGTCTTCGAATCGCTGTCTAAGTTGTCAGTAAAAAAGCCAACAGAACCGCTACCCTGAGCCATTGTATCGTCAGAGTATTCTACGAAAGAAGAACCTGTGGAACGATACACAATGATCCTGAGCTGACCACCATTTGATAATAATTGTGCAACGTCTGTCTTACCGTCACCATCTACATCAACCGGGTAAAGACCGATGGTGGTTGCTGGTTTTGACATTACATTTTCAACGGTATTTACAAAACTGAACCCGGTAGATCTCAGCACGTTCAATGCCATCTGACCTTGCCAGTTCCAGCATTGGATCAGGTCGTCTCTGCCATCTCCGTCATAGTCGCCAACTACGAAACCGATACTTAGGGCACCAGCGTCATTAAGGCCGGCTGTCTGGTTGACAAGTGTAGTAGGTGACCCGCCGTTAGCGATTTGGTGCACATAAATGCCCAGTAAGCCATTGTTGTTGTATGGCTGAAAAACGTCTGAGCTGCCATCACCGTTAAAATCGCCGGAATAGTAGCCCAGAGTGTTGGCTACCGGGAACGTGGATGTCTGACTGTAAGTCTCTGGCATAGTTGTGGCGAGGGTACCTGCATCAGGTCTTAATCCACTGTTGGCAGATTGAGGGGCTGTTTCTTTTTTACAGCTGAAAAGCACTGCTGACAGGCAGAGCAGTGTCAAAGAATTGAGAGTTTTCATGTTGGGTAATTGGGAGTTTAGAAAACGGGTTAAGGATTAAATATAGGGTTTCAGATGAACGGGCCGAATATAGGACAATTAGAAATACAATTATTTATTCATGGTATAACATCCTTTAGGATTTATCTTGCAACACAAAATGGGAATGAAATGGAATTTAGACAATTAGGCGAAAGCGAACTGAAAGTAAGCGCTATTACATTTGGCGCATGGGCAATTGGTGGATGGATGTGGGGCGGTGCGGAACGCAAAGACGCTGTGGAAGCCATCAAAGCATCTATCGAAGAAGGGGTGACCTCTATTGATACGGCTCCTATTTATGGCCAGGGATTGAGTGAAGAAATTGTAGGCGAAGCACTGAAAGGCATGGACCGCAGTAAGGTACAGATCCTGACTAAATTTGGTATGCGCTGGGATCTTGCAAAAGGTGAGTTTGGTTTTAAAAGCAAGGATAACGATGGCAGGGATATCGATATCTACAAATATGCAGGAAAGGAAAGCGTGATCCTGGAATGTGAGAATAGTCTGAAGAGACTGGGTACTGATTATATCGACCTGCTGCAGATCCACTGGCCTGATTCTACTACGCCGATTGAAGAAACCTTTGAAGCGGTAGCCTTGTTGAAACAGCAGGGTAAGATCCGCGAAGCCGGTGTATGTAATTACAATGCAACGCAGATGGAGAAAGCGGAGACGGTGGTAAAACTGGCTTCTAACCAGGTGCCGTTTAGTATGGTGGAGCGCAACATTGAAAAGGAAACCCTGCCTTATTGTATAGAACACAAAAAAGGCATCCTGGCATATAGTCCTTTGCAGAGAGGTTTATTAACTGGTAAGATCAAACCAGGGCATAAATTTGGCGAAGGTGATACACGTGCGGGATCTAAATACTACAAAGAAGAAAACCTGGTACGGATCAATGCATTTCTGGACCAGATCCGCCCGATGGCAGAGAGTAAGAATGTGACACTGGCACAATTGGTGATCCGCTGGACGATAGAAAGGCCGGGTATCACAGTTGCCCTGGTGGGTGCACGGGATGCGAACCAGGCGATCCAGAATGCACGGGCGATCAATGTGAAGCTGGCCGCAGAAGAGATCAAGTATATTAACGATAAATTATATCAATTAGCGTTAGTCTAATCTCAGTACCGGAGGTTTTAACACACAAAAAACCGCATTTGCCAACGGCGAATGCGGTTTTTTTTTGTGTTTGCTTACTACCTGCTAAGAAAGATCCCTTTTGCCGGACAAAGCCTGTTCAAAAAGGGAGATAACCCGCAGATAACCCGCAGATATCCCGCCTATAAGCCGCCTATGACCCGCATCTTTAAAGAGGCGGGATATCTGCGGGTTATAGACGGATTATTCCGGGCTCAGCTCTATTTTTGAGGTATCAATAGCCAGCCGGGATTACCTGTTTCCCGAAATCACGCGGCTTAGTTAAATTCAGAATGTTGCAAGACGCGAATGGGAGTTTTTGTTTATTCAAAAGGATTGCATATTATTGCATTAGCAACTATTTAATGCATATTACGCGCACATACCATTCTTCCAAATCAGACCAGCGTCACAGTAAGTACTGCTTCCTGATGTCCACGCTGGCAATGGATGCTGTAATCGCCTGATTACAGGTATGCCCCCCGATTTTCACTATTTCATATCTGTAAGCGCTCCTTCCTGATGATGTCAATGCATATGCGCATTGCTGTCATTTGCTCACATATACATACACCAAAACTTTCTTTACCTTCTTAAAATCAAACCACCATGAGTACTGCTCCTGATGCTGCTGTAGCAGCAGCTCCTGCCAATGTAAAAGACTTTTTACCATTGAACGGCACTGACTACGTTGAATTCTATGTAGGCAATGCAAAACAGGCCGCCCACTATTACAAAACGGCTTTCGGCTTCCAATCCCTTGCATATGCAGGACCTGAAACAGGAGTGAGAGATCGCGCCTCCTATGTACTGGTGCAGAATAAACTGCGCTTTGTACTCACTACGCCACTCCAGCCAGGCAATGATATAGCAGCACACATTGCTGCGCACGGCGATGGTGTGAAAGTGCTCGCACTCTGGGTAGACGATGCCCGCGCTGCATTTGAAGAAACTGTAAAGAGAGGCGCAAAACCTTATATGGAGCCAAAAGAAGAAAAAGATGAATTTGGTACAGTAGTACGCAGTGGTATTCATGCTTATGGTGATACTGTACACATCTTTGTAGAAAGAAAGCATTACAATGGTCCTTTCCTGCCAGGGTACAAAGAATGGAAGACCACTTACAACCCGACTAGTACAGGTTTGCAGTATGTAGACCATTGCGTGGGTAATGTAGGCTGGAACGAAATGAATACCTGGGTGGATTTCTACGAACAGGTCATGGGCTTCCGCAACCTGCTTTCTTTTGATGATAAGGATATTTCTACTGAGTATTCTGCCCTGATGAGTAAGGTAATGAGCAATGGCAACGGCCGTGTGAAATTCCCGATCAATGAGCCGGCAGAAGGCAAGAAGAAATCACAGATCGAAGAATACCTCGACTTCTACGGTGGCCCGGGTGTACAGCACGTAGCCATCGCCACCAATAATATTATCCAGACAGTAACCGACCTGCAGGACAGAGGCGTAGAATTCCTGAAAGTACCGGGATCTTACTACGATACTTTGCTGGACAGGGTAGGAGAGATCGACGAAGATCTGCAGCCACTGAGAGAGCTGGGGATCCTGGTAGATCGCGATGACGAAGGTTACCTGTTGCAGATTTTTACCAAACCGGTACAGGACAGACCTACAGTTTTCTTTGAAATCATCCAGCGTAAAGGTGCCCAATCATTTGGAAAAGGCAACTTCAAGGCATTGTTTGAATCTATTGAAAGGGAACAGGCATTAAGAGGCAACCTGTAAACCGGGAAAGTCAGTTATACCGAAGATCCGCCTTTCTATTGTTGTTTTTAGCAAACAGGGCTACTCCTTAGGGAGCGGCCCTTTATTTTTTATAGCGGGCAATGCGGTTTTTTATAGCAGCTAATGCAGGTCGCCGATATTTTTAACCACATCGTGAAATTATTCTCAAATCACTCCTGATTTAAGGAAATTTATAGTTTAACATTTCGTTGACAACCAGCGTTTTACGGCCTTCAGCCGCGACTATGGCCCTGCCCTCTCCGCCATTGCACTTTCGGGGGATTGATAATGTTGCAAATTTTGAAATAATTTGCATAACAGATCGTTGTTTATGAGAGTACAAACATTATTAGGCGCGTTATTTTTATTGGCAGGAATTTTTCAAATGATTACAGCTGTACTCATTTACCAGGGAGAGCGCCACTATATCCTCCGTTTTGCAAATCGCAAAATTGGGATAGTGATATACATTATATTTTCAATATTATTGTTTTATCTTGCATATAAGACTTTCAATGCAACACCGGATACCACACCGGTTAAACCGTAAACGTGAAATAGTAAAAGTGATATAATATTTATGAAACAGGTCGTTTTAGCAGTAATGATACTTCTTGGGGTAGGAAAAGTGTTTGCCCAGCAGCAGTCATTCCTGGACAACCAGAAGATGTTCCCGAAAGTAGGCGTTGCCTACCGGGATAAGGAAGAGCAATTAAAGAAGGAGTTTGAAAAGAAAGGCCTGGAATACCCGGCTAAATACATCTTCCTGCGCTCGTTCAAACTGGATAGTGAGCTGGAAATCTGGGTTAAAAACAAGGCTACCGATACTTTCCGCCTGTTTAAATCTTACCGGGTATGTACCCTGTCAGGCAAAATGGGCCCTAAACGTAAGGAGGGGGACCAGCAGGTACCGGAAGGGTTCTATTACATCAATGACTTCAATCCGAATAGCAACTACCACCTGTCGCTGGGGATCAATTACCCGAATTTCTCCGACAAGATCCTGAGTGATCAGAAGAAGCCGGGCAATGAGATCTATATCCACGGTAGCTGCCTTACCATCGGCTGTATTCCGCTGACCGATGAATTTATCGAGGAAGTATACGTCCTGGCTGTAAATGCCAAGAATGCAGGTCAGGACTTCATACCGGTACATGTATTCCCGGTTAAATTTGGCCGTACCCGTTCATTGGAATACCTGCAGGGGGTAAAACTGAACCCGGACGATAAAACATCGACCAAGTTCTGGGCGGACCTGAAAACCGCTTACGATTACTTCGAACAGCACCATCGCCTTCCGGTTGTCCTTGTTGACAACAAAGGCCAATATATTATGTAAGGAATCATTGCTTCCTTAAAAAGCGCTCCTGCCCTGGGTAGGAGCGCTTTTTTGTTTCATAGCCCTCTTTCTTTTTGTAACTTTTCCTTCCGTTTATTTATTTTTTCTATGAAAAGTCAGTTTTTTTATGAAACTTGAGTACAAAGGTCAAATCAATTTACTATTATGAACAGAAGAGAAGCCATTCGGAACGTTGCCATTCTCTTAGGGTCGGCAGTTTCCGCGTCCACGTTGTCAGCCCTGGAAGGCTGTAATCCAAAAGGCCCTGATAACTATGCATTACAGGCGCCAGAAACCAAAAAGATGTTGGCCGAGATCGTAGAAACCATCATCCCGGAAACCGATACGCCGGGTGCTAAAGCCGCCAGGGTAGATGAGTTTATTGCCCTCATGCTCAACGATTGTTACAAACCGGAAGATCAGCAACTGGTACTGGATGGTCTGAAAAAGATCGATGATGCCGCACAAAAGCAATTTAAAAAGCCATTTGTAGACCTGAACGAAGAACAGAAAGCTGGTATTCTGACTGAGATTGACAAGGAACGGGTTGCTTATAATAAACGTGAGAATAAAAAGGAAAAGGATCCCGCGCACTATTTCCAGATCCTGAAAGAACTGACACTGATAGGGTATTTCACCTCCGAAGCGGGTGCAACCAAATCACTCCGGTATATACAGGTGCCAGGAAAATATGAAGGTTGTATTCCTTATGCCAAAGGCGAGAAGGCCTGGGCTATGTAGTAATCTGAAGGAAATAGAAAGCAGTAATCCGATCGCCATTTGTAGAAAATACCCATCGTCATTCAACGTAATAGACAAGACTCGTTCGCGCACATTAATTTATCAACTCAAGTAGAAATTCCATGAATCTGAATACTAAAGCTCAGGATCAGAACACGTATGATGCCATCGTGATCGGTTCCGGCGTAAGTGGCGGCTGGGCTGCCAAGGAAATGACAGAAAAAGGTCTCAAAGTGCTCATGCTGGACAGGGGCAAAAAATTAGAACATGTTAAGGATTACGATACCGCCACCAAGGCTCCCTGGGAGTTCCCTCACCGTGGTAAAATCACTGCAGCACAAAAGGAAACGCATCCTAAATTAAGCCGTGATTATCCATATAGTGAATACAATGAGCGTTTCTGGCTCAATGATTCCAAATCACCTTACAACGAGGTAAAGCGTTTTGACTGGTTTCGTCCTGACATTGTAGGGGGTAAATCCATTATGTGGGGTCGCCAGTCTTATCGCTGGAGCGATATCGATTTTGAAGCCAATCTCAAGGACGGTATTGCAGTTGACTGGCCTATCCGCTATAAGGATCTTGCACCATGGTATGATTATGTAGAGAAGTTTGCGGGCATCAGTGGTCAGGCCGAAGGCTTGCCGCAATTGCCGGATGGACAGTTTATGCCGGCGATGGAAATGAACTGCGTGGAGAAAGAAGCGAAGAAGCGCATTGAAGCCCAGTTTAAAGGCCGTATTATGACCATGGGGCGTGTGGCGAATATTACTCAACCATTGCCGGGTCGTGACAAGTGCCAGTACCGTAAC
This window of the Chitinophaga sancti genome carries:
- a CDS encoding homogentisate 1,2-dioxygenase, which gives rise to MPHYCKLGTIPHKRHTQFRKPDGSLYAEQLFSTEGFSSNSTLLYHCHPPTEIVKVDTPFSVAPKVAEEKMLKHRSFQGFNIMPKKDFLQSRKPVLVNSDLHIVLAAPQESMTAYFYKNADADEMIFVHEGSGTLHTQYGQLKFGYGDYLVIPRGTIYQILFDTADNRLFIVESFSPIRYPQRYLSKYGQLLEHAPYCERDIRQPENLETIDRAGDYLIKIKKKGMMYPIHYAHHPFDVIGWDGCEYPFAFSIHDFEPITGRVHQPPPVHQTFEGHNFVVCSFVPRLYDYHPESIPAPYNHSNIDSDEVLYYVDGDFMSRKHVTRGMITLHPGGIPHGPHPGAVEKSIGKMETKELAVMVDTFHPLQITEEALGIEDDSYTMSWI
- a CDS encoding FG-GAP-like repeat-containing protein, whose product is MKTLNSLTLLCLSAVLFSCKKETAPQSANSGLRPDAGTLATTMPETYSQTSTFPVANTLGYYSGDFNGDGSSDVFQPYNNNGLLGIYVHQIANGGSPTTLVNQTAGLNDAGALSIGFVVGDYDGDGRDDLIQCWNWQGQMALNVLRSTGFSFVNTVENVMSKPATTIGLYPVDVDGDGKTDVAQLLSNGGQLRIIVYRSTGSSFVEYSDDTMAQGSGSVGFFTDNLDSDSKTEIVQGWNNGGNLSYIVYHVVNGHYTQYFTGNTTQGAGNTGLIPIDFAGTSAPAMVQAWNENGRTSFFLYTIVWSPNTGVGLDYSLPQYFTTNQGAGNVAWLSVKRAGQNNSVLQVWNNGGFVAFFKYTPTL
- a CDS encoding aldo/keto reductase yields the protein MEFRQLGESELKVSAITFGAWAIGGWMWGGAERKDAVEAIKASIEEGVTSIDTAPIYGQGLSEEIVGEALKGMDRSKVQILTKFGMRWDLAKGEFGFKSKDNDGRDIDIYKYAGKESVILECENSLKRLGTDYIDLLQIHWPDSTTPIEETFEAVALLKQQGKIREAGVCNYNATQMEKAETVVKLASNQVPFSMVERNIEKETLPYCIEHKKGILAYSPLQRGLLTGKIKPGHKFGEGDTRAGSKYYKEENLVRINAFLDQIRPMAESKNVTLAQLVIRWTIERPGITVALVGARDANQAIQNARAINVKLAAEEIKYINDKLYQLALV
- the hppD gene encoding 4-hydroxyphenylpyruvate dioxygenase, producing MSTAPDAAVAAAPANVKDFLPLNGTDYVEFYVGNAKQAAHYYKTAFGFQSLAYAGPETGVRDRASYVLVQNKLRFVLTTPLQPGNDIAAHIAAHGDGVKVLALWVDDARAAFEETVKRGAKPYMEPKEEKDEFGTVVRSGIHAYGDTVHIFVERKHYNGPFLPGYKEWKTTYNPTSTGLQYVDHCVGNVGWNEMNTWVDFYEQVMGFRNLLSFDDKDISTEYSALMSKVMSNGNGRVKFPINEPAEGKKKSQIEEYLDFYGGPGVQHVAIATNNIIQTVTDLQDRGVEFLKVPGSYYDTLLDRVGEIDEDLQPLRELGILVDRDDEGYLLQIFTKPVQDRPTVFFEIIQRKGAQSFGKGNFKALFESIEREQALRGNL
- a CDS encoding L,D-transpeptidase family protein — encoded protein: MKQVVLAVMILLGVGKVFAQQQSFLDNQKMFPKVGVAYRDKEEQLKKEFEKKGLEYPAKYIFLRSFKLDSELEIWVKNKATDTFRLFKSYRVCTLSGKMGPKRKEGDQQVPEGFYYINDFNPNSNYHLSLGINYPNFSDKILSDQKKPGNEIYIHGSCLTIGCIPLTDEFIEEVYVLAVNAKNAGQDFIPVHVFPVKFGRTRSLEYLQGVKLNPDDKTSTKFWADLKTAYDYFEQHHRLPVVLVDNKGQYIM
- a CDS encoding gluconate 2-dehydrogenase subunit 3 family protein, with the protein product MNRREAIRNVAILLGSAVSASTLSALEGCNPKGPDNYALQAPETKKMLAEIVETIIPETDTPGAKAARVDEFIALMLNDCYKPEDQQLVLDGLKKIDDAAQKQFKKPFVDLNEEQKAGILTEIDKERVAYNKRENKKEKDPAHYFQILKELTLIGYFTSEAGATKSLRYIQVPGKYEGCIPYAKGEKAWAM